One Antennarius striatus isolate MH-2024 chromosome 17, ASM4005453v1, whole genome shotgun sequence genomic window carries:
- the ap5s1 gene encoding AP-5 complex subunit sigma-1: MVRCFLIHTVCPVSTLGAGESRVLYSRVFGPDEAIFSDQEMTPEERRLLQKEKLAVVARQVRSAVTLSREASGRLMAEALLGEEALALQEADSGVARLRAGDPFSGEMSALWLGVQSLGFTLVCEAHENLLLAEGTLRNLSRHCLEQLHLLGQGSEVLLRSHRVDALLNRLLPHGQLLFLNHRFAQSLEKEVAAYMAK; this comes from the exons ATGGTGCGATGTTTCCTGATCCACACCGTCTGTCCGGTCAGCACTCTCGGTGCCGGGGAGAGTCGGGTGCTTTATTCCCGAGTGTTTGGACCGGACGAGGCAATTTTTTCGGACCAAGAAATGACCCCGGAGGAGAGACGCCTCCTGCAGAAGGAGAAGCTCGCTGTGGTGGCCAG GCAGGTCCGGAGCGCGGTGACCCTCTCTCGGGAGGCTTCGGGTCGCCTGATGGCGGAGGCGCTCCTCGGTGAGGAGGCGCTGGCGCTGCAGGAGGCGGACAGCGGGGTGGCGCGTCTGCGGGCCGGAGACCCCTTCTCTGGGGAGATGAGCGCTCTGTGGTTGGGCGTCCAGAGTTTGGGCTTCACGCTGGTTTGTGAGGCCCATGAGAACCTTCTTCTGGCGGAGGGGACCCTCCGGAACCTGAGCCGACACTGCCTGGAGCAGCTGCACCTGCTGGGGCAGGGCAGCGAG GTCCTCCTGAGGAGCCACCGAGTCGATGCTCTCCTCAACCGCCTGCTTCCTCACGggcagctcctcttcctcaaccaCCGCTTCGCCCAGAGTCTGGAGAAGGAGGTGGCGGCTTACATGGCAAAATAA
- the cdc25b gene encoding M-phase inducer phosphatase 2 — protein sequence MESPGVSVNACPVNNGSKSRPVEIPGFSPNSLPKLSTKNSHCRNLFSPGPSTILSPVTNLTLDLNNLAGLGSQCDTPKRRKFSPLQKVPSFASDASCDSGVGIDLPSPLDPAEMEDVFEKAIQQSSRLVNQKMPIRRNNSLPLQLLNFSPSLKGNETQAHRYGIFGSQHSQDSSCQLDNKENVPEEGFEFKKPTKPASRSRVNSLSSTQTKDGFACRPGSAPALMFSPPPVQQLDSQDSSPLYLRRSSLTSCLNDDEDDGFLDVLDDDMEDDSAMPMGMVSLLTAPLVSDSTGEDSPVVRCRPRNLFRSPSVPSPVARPCAKRPDCSRDENTPIRVKRRRSLAGTQVTNLEQNPESPRMACSLLQRSKSFCQTEIEKLLDGEDGANELIGDFSKPFVLPTVSGKHQELKYITSETMVAALSSQFDHLLERLVIIDCRYPYEFEGGHIKGAVNLHQEEQVEEFLLQTPIIPSCPDKRVVIIFHCEFSSERGPRMCRFVRERDRATNDYPKLHYPELYILKGGYKDFFHDFESQCEPQSYRPMHHEDFKEDLRKFRLKSRTWAGERSKRDMYSRLKKL from the exons ATGGAATCGCCTGGTGTGTCCGTCAACGCCTGTCCTGTAAACAACGGTAGTAAAAGTAGGCCCGTCGAAATCCCCGGGTTTTCCCCGAACTCGCTGCCTAAGCTGAGCACAAAGAATTCCCACTGCAGGAACCTGTTCTCCCCCGGACCTTCCACGATCTTGTCTCCTGTCACCAATTTGACTCTGGATTTGAACAATTTAGCCGGACTTGGAAG CCAATGTGATACCCCGAAAAGGAGAAAGTTTTCACCACTCCAGAAGGTTCCCTCCTTTGCCTCTGATGCTTCATGTGATTCTG gTGTTGGCATCGATCTCCCAAGCCCCCTAGATCCTGCAGAGATGGAAGATGT ATTTGAAAAAGCCATTCAGCAGTCAAGCAGACTTGTCAACCA AAAAATGCCAATTAGAAGAAACAACTCACTGCCG CTCCAACTTCTTAATTTTAGCCCATCTCTGAAGGGAAACGAAACACAAGCTCATCGCTATGGAATATTTGGCTCGCAACACTCCCAAGACTCCTCCTGTCAACTTGACAACAAGGAGAATGTGCCAGAG gAGGGCTTTGAGTTTAAGAAACCAACCAAGCCGGCATCACGGAGCCGCGTGAACTCCCTCAGCAGCACCCAGACAAAAGACGGGTTTGCCTGTCGTCCCGGCTCTGCACCGGCACTCATG TTTTCACCCCCTCCAGTCCAGCAGCTGGACAGTCAGGACTCCAGCCCTCTGTATCTGAGACGCTCCTCCCTAACTTCCTGTCTAAACGATGACGAGGATGATGGCTTCCTGGATGTACTGGATGATGATATGGAG GACGACTCTGCGATGCCGATGGGAATGGTCAGCCTGCTCACTGCCCCCCTGGTGTCCGACAGCACTGGGGAAGACTCT CCTGTGGTTCGTTGCCGGCCGAGAAACCTGTTTCGGTCCCCCTCCGTGCCCAGCCCAGTGGCCCGACCCTGTGCAAAGCGTCCCGACTGCTCCCGAGATGAAAACACACCCATCAGGGTGAAGAGGCGGCGCAGCCTGGCCGGAACCCAGGTCACCAACCTGGAGCAAAACCCCGAATCCCCGAGGATG GCCTGCTCTCTGCTGCAGAGGTCCAAATCCTTCTGCCAGACGGAGATCGAGAAGCTGCTGGATGGAGAAGACGGAGCTAATGAGCTAATCGGTGATTTCAGCAAG CCGTTCGTCCTGCCCACAGTGAGCGGCAAACACCAAGAGCTCAAGTACATCACCTCAGAGACG ATGGTGGCCGCCTTGTCCAGTCAGTTTGATCATCTGCTGGAGCGACTCGTTATCATCGACTGCCGCTACCCCTACGAGTTCGAGGGAGGACACATCAAG GGAGCTGTGAACCTGCACCaggaggagcaggtggaggagttcctcctccagacgcCCATCATCCCGTCCTGCCCGGACAAACGCGTCGTCATCATCTTCCACTGCGAGTTCTCGTCGGAGCGCGGCCCCAGAATGTGCCGCTTCGTCAGGGAGCGGGACCGGGCCACCAACGACTACCCCAAACTCCACTACCCCGAGCTCTACATCCTCAAGGGCGGATACAAAGACTTCTTCCATGACTTTGAG TCGCAATGTGAACCTCAGTCCTACCGTCCGATGCACCACGAGGACTTCAAGGAAGACTTGAGGAAGTTCCGCCTCAAGAGTCGCACATGGGCCGGCGAGCGCAGCAAGAGGGACATGTACAGCCGACTGAAGAAGCTGTGA
- the noto gene encoding homeobox protein notochord: protein MQVPQRPVYGYAVRNYAAAALHQPHQGGQCAPSTKSSNGKSFTIDALLAKPEEASSCRTSPAPCEDRYHPAAPLLPLTGHGGLPMATTPYFYSTNMLHSALHTQPGYSLYCCPPFTYQSPCRGAFYAQASISKVNTGLHSFKKGGKSKRMRTSFTSEQLSRLEKEFARQQYMVGSERFLLASALQLTEAQVKVWFQNRRIKWRKQSLEQQQAKLAKLGLAAPPKSPGSQGQGDEEDGEEEEEAFSDLDIDHC, encoded by the exons ATGCAAGTGCCTCAAAGACCAGTTTATGGATACGCGGTGCGTAATTACGCAGCGGCAGCACTTCACCAACCGCACCAGGGCGGCCAATGCGCGCCTTCAACCAAGTCTTCCAATGGGAAATCGTTCACCATCGATGCTTTGCTCGCCAAACCCGAGGAGGCGAGCAGCTGCCGGACGAGTCCCGCACCCTGCGAGGACAGATATCACCCCGCGGCTCCGCTTCTCCCTCTCACCGGACACGGAGGCTTACCGATGGCCACGACGCCTTACTTCTACTCCACAAATATGTTGCATTCGGCTCTCCACACACAACCTGGATATTCACTTTACTGCTGCCCGCCTTTCACATACCAGTCACCGTGTCGTGGAGCGTTTTACGCTCAAG CGTCTATTTCCAAAGTGAACACGGGGCTGCATTCGTTCAAGAAGGGTGGGAAGTCTAAGCGGATGCGCACCAGCTTCACCAGCGAGCAGCTCTCCCGCCTGGAGAAGGAGTTTGCGCGGCAGCAGTACATGGTGGGGTCGGAGAGGTTCCTCCTGGCCTCGGCTCTGCAGCTCACAGAGGCtcag GTGAAGGTCTGGTTCCAGAACCGGCGCATCAAGTGGCGCAAACAGagtctggagcagcagcaggccaAGCTGGCCAAACTGGGCCTGGCAGCCCCGCCGAAAAGTCCCGGATCCCAAGGCCAGGGcgatgaagaggatggagaggaggaggaagaggcgtTCTCAGACCTGGATATTGATCACTGCTGA